One genomic segment of Synechocystis sp. LKSZ1 includes these proteins:
- a CDS encoding aldo/keto reductase has translation MLYRRFGRTELAMPVFSCGGMRYQYQWQDTGLDQIPPANQENLEATIRQALSLGINHIETARGYGTSEMQLGQILPQFPREQLIVQTKISPKAKAEDFQAEFEQSLAYLQLDYVDLLGLHGINTPELLDYSLRPGGCLDQARQWQREGRVRFIGFSTHAPTNLICQAIQTGEFDYVNLHWYYIFQDNWPAILAAAQQDMGVFIISPNNKGGNLYDPPPRLVDLCAPLSPMVFNDLFCLSYSQVHTLSIGAARPTDFQAHLQALDYLAEPECLPGLLNPIVERLEQRLVEALGSDWLATWQEGLPTPEETPGNINISKILWLRNLVLAYDLVDYGRMRYNLLGNGGHWFPGQPAKNINPEALQDCLRHSPHREIIPQLLQDMDELLGGAAVKRLSQS, from the coding sequence ATGCTCTATCGACGGTTTGGCCGTACTGAATTAGCCATGCCTGTGTTTTCCTGTGGCGGTATGCGGTATCAATACCAATGGCAGGACACCGGCCTAGACCAGATTCCCCCGGCCAATCAAGAAAATCTAGAAGCGACCATCCGTCAGGCCCTAAGTCTCGGCATTAACCACATTGAAACGGCACGGGGCTACGGCACCTCAGAGATGCAACTGGGCCAGATCTTGCCCCAATTTCCCCGTGAGCAACTGATTGTCCAGACTAAAATTTCCCCCAAGGCTAAGGCAGAGGATTTTCAAGCAGAGTTTGAGCAGTCCCTGGCCTATTTGCAATTGGACTACGTTGATTTGCTCGGCCTACATGGTATTAACACTCCCGAACTGTTGGACTATAGCCTGCGACCAGGGGGATGTTTAGACCAGGCCCGTCAATGGCAACGAGAGGGCCGGGTCAGATTTATCGGCTTTTCCACCCACGCCCCGACGAACTTGATTTGTCAGGCGATTCAAACGGGAGAATTTGATTACGTCAACCTGCATTGGTACTACATTTTTCAGGACAACTGGCCAGCTATTCTGGCGGCGGCCCAGCAGGACATGGGGGTGTTTATCATCAGTCCCAATAATAAGGGGGGAAATCTCTACGACCCGCCCCCTAGACTCGTCGATCTCTGCGCCCCGCTCAGTCCCATGGTCTTTAATGACCTCTTTTGCTTGTCCTATTCCCAGGTGCATACCTTGAGTATTGGTGCGGCCCGGCCGACGGATTTTCAGGCACATCTCCAGGCCCTGGATTACCTGGCAGAACCAGAATGCCTGCCAGGCTTATTGAATCCCATTGTGGAACGCCTAGAACAGCGGCTAGTGGAAGCTCTTGGGTCTGATTGGTTGGCTACTTGGCAAGAGGGCCTGCCGACTCCGGAAGAAACCCCCGGAAACATCAATATTAGCAAGATTCTCTGGCTCCGCAATCTGGTGTTGGCCTACGATCTGGTGGACTACGGCAGAATGCGCTACAACCTCTTGGGCAATGGTGGCCACTGGTTCCCTGGCCAACCCGCGAAAAACATTAACCCCGAGGCCCTCCAGGATTGTCTGCGCCACAGTCCCCACCGTGAGATCATTCCCCAATTGCTTCAGGACATGGATGAATTATTAGGGGGGGCGGCCGTTAAACGTCTTTCCCAGAGTTAA
- the glyS gene encoding glycine--tRNA ligase subunit beta — protein MSLQTFLLEIGTEELPADFVRSALAQWQARIPLALEAASLTPSKVEVFGTPRRLAVLITGLPHQQPDREEDIKGPPVTTAYKAGQPTPALLGFAKKQGIDLADLEIRPTDKGEFVFVRRQIPGKPAQELLPDQALEWLQGLEGRRFMRWSDGDFRFPRPIRWLLALLDGDVLPLSLTNGSHTLASDRTSRGHRILHPEPVSLVKAEDYTLALRSAAVIVDPEERRQIILEQIQAQAQHLGGTAEIYPDLLDEVVQLVEFPTAVIGQFEAEFLRLPKEVITTVMVTHQRYFPIYDAQGQLLPHFITIANGDPQKADLIAEGNARVIRARLADANFFFQADCDEPLDSYLPQLETVTFQEELGTMRDKVDRIMNLAQAIAEQLDLNEDQRAEVESTAMLCKADLVTQMVYEFPELQGVMGQKYALVSGESEQVALGIFEHYLPRNQEDPLPQSLTGQVVGLSDRLDTLVSIFGLGLLPTGSSDPFALRRAANAVINITWAADLPLNLDQLLQQGSQDFVTGHDNRTSPLEALRQFFMQRLQALLEDEQGLDYDLVKAVLGDNDPDYRQRALTDLLDVRDRAHFLQQIRNNGQLEQIYATVNRSSRLAVKGNLATTQLDPVPVIQPALFEKASEKAVYQALLALLPKTQAAQSNRDYQQLVDALAEIAPTVAEFFDGPDSVLVMAEAEAVRQNRLNLLGLLRNHARILADFGAIVKG, from the coding sequence ATGTCTTTGCAGACTTTCCTCCTTGAAATCGGTACTGAAGAATTGCCTGCGGATTTTGTCAGGAGTGCCCTAGCCCAATGGCAGGCCCGCATTCCCCTGGCTTTAGAAGCAGCCTCCCTCACGCCGAGCAAAGTGGAAGTCTTTGGAACGCCCCGGCGTTTAGCGGTTTTAATCACTGGCCTGCCCCATCAACAGCCTGACCGCGAGGAAGACATTAAAGGCCCTCCCGTGACCACGGCTTATAAAGCAGGCCAGCCCACCCCGGCCCTGCTGGGTTTTGCCAAAAAACAGGGCATTGACCTGGCTGACCTGGAAATCCGTCCGACGGATAAGGGAGAGTTTGTCTTTGTGCGTCGGCAAATTCCGGGGAAACCCGCCCAAGAACTGCTTCCCGACCAGGCCCTGGAGTGGTTACAGGGCCTGGAAGGCCGCCGCTTTATGCGCTGGAGTGATGGCGATTTTCGTTTTCCCCGGCCGATTCGTTGGCTGTTGGCCCTCCTCGATGGTGACGTTTTACCCCTAAGTTTGACCAACGGCAGTCACACCCTTGCCAGTGACCGCACCTCTCGTGGCCATCGCATTCTGCATCCCGAACCGGTTTCCCTGGTGAAAGCCGAAGACTATACCCTGGCGCTCCGTTCAGCGGCCGTTATTGTAGATCCCGAGGAACGGCGGCAAATCATCCTAGAGCAAATTCAAGCCCAGGCCCAACACCTGGGGGGAACGGCGGAAATTTATCCCGATCTCCTCGATGAAGTGGTGCAGTTGGTCGAGTTTCCGACGGCGGTGATTGGCCAATTTGAAGCCGAGTTTTTACGCCTACCGAAGGAAGTGATTACAACAGTGATGGTGACCCACCAACGCTATTTTCCAATTTATGATGCCCAGGGCCAGCTCTTGCCGCACTTCATCACCATTGCCAACGGCGACCCCCAAAAAGCTGACTTAATCGCAGAAGGTAATGCCCGAGTCATCCGGGCTCGTTTGGCGGATGCGAACTTCTTTTTCCAGGCCGATTGTGATGAACCCCTCGATAGCTATTTACCCCAATTGGAAACCGTCACGTTTCAAGAAGAATTGGGCACGATGCGGGACAAGGTAGACCGGATTATGAACTTGGCCCAGGCCATTGCGGAGCAACTGGATCTGAATGAAGACCAGCGGGCTGAGGTGGAAAGTACCGCTATGCTCTGCAAAGCAGATCTCGTTACCCAGATGGTCTACGAATTTCCGGAACTCCAGGGGGTGATGGGCCAAAAATATGCGCTAGTGAGTGGGGAATCGGAACAGGTGGCCCTAGGGATTTTTGAGCATTACCTACCCCGCAATCAAGAAGATCCTCTGCCCCAGTCCCTTACCGGCCAAGTCGTGGGCCTAAGTGACCGTCTGGATACCTTGGTGAGTATTTTTGGTCTAGGCTTGTTGCCGACGGGTTCCTCCGATCCCTTTGCCCTGCGTCGGGCCGCCAACGCAGTTATTAACATTACTTGGGCAGCGGATCTGCCCCTCAATCTTGACCAACTCCTCCAGCAGGGAAGCCAAGACTTTGTAACCGGGCACGATAACAGAACGTCGCCCCTAGAGGCCCTACGCCAATTTTTTATGCAACGGCTCCAGGCCTTGCTAGAAGATGAACAGGGCCTAGATTATGACTTGGTGAAAGCGGTTTTAGGCGATAACGATCCCGATTATCGTCAGCGGGCCTTAACGGATTTATTGGATGTCCGCGACCGGGCCCACTTCCTTCAGCAGATCCGCAACAACGGCCAACTCGAACAAATCTATGCCACGGTGAACCGTTCCAGTCGTCTGGCGGTGAAGGGCAATTTAGCGACCACTCAACTCGACCCCGTGCCGGTAATTCAGCCAGCTTTGTTTGAAAAAGCTTCTGAAAAGGCTGTTTACCAGGCCTTGCTGGCCCTCTTACCCAAAACCCAGGCGGCCCAGTCCAATCGCGACTATCAACAATTAGTGGATGCTCTGGCGGAGATTGCCCCCACGGTGGCTGAATTTTTTGATGGCCCGGATAGCGTGCTGGTGATGGCGGAGGCGGAAGCCGTTCGTCAAAATCGGCTGAATTTGTTAGGGTTACTGCGCAACCATGCCCGCATTTTGGCCGACTTTGGCGCCATTGTGAAAGGTTAG
- a CDS encoding sulfite exporter TauE/SafE family protein, with amino-acid sequence MVLQFVGYLLAIVIGLSLGLIGGGGSVLALPVLVYLLHIPTKSAVAMTLVIVGVVSLIGVIPHWRKGHVNLPKALIFGSATMVGAFLGAKLASYPWVTDTFQLLLFAVLMLMAAVFMILKSRQPHARVPEDEIDLSQYPPPVCRYCWLWLLTEGLGIGVLTGLVGVGGGFAIVPALVLLGKVPMKEAIGTSLLIISLNSVAGFLGYLGRVDLDYPLVVSFSFLAALGILLGSYLSRYLKPKDLQQGFGYFLMVIAAFILFQQRDSFRQPKTSLMPTIPYDSPERTKV; translated from the coding sequence ATGGTGTTACAGTTTGTTGGTTATCTATTGGCGATTGTTATTGGCCTAAGTTTGGGTCTGATTGGTGGCGGTGGCTCGGTTTTGGCCCTGCCGGTTCTGGTCTATTTACTCCACATTCCCACCAAGTCGGCGGTGGCCATGACCCTGGTGATTGTGGGGGTTGTCAGCTTGATTGGGGTAATTCCCCATTGGCGCAAGGGCCATGTTAATCTCCCCAAAGCCTTAATTTTTGGCTCTGCAACCATGGTGGGGGCCTTTCTGGGAGCAAAGCTGGCTAGCTATCCCTGGGTGACCGATACCTTCCAGCTTTTGTTGTTTGCCGTACTGATGCTGATGGCGGCAGTGTTTATGATCCTCAAATCGCGACAGCCCCATGCCAGGGTTCCTGAGGATGAAATTGACCTGAGTCAGTATCCGCCGCCCGTGTGTCGTTACTGTTGGTTATGGTTATTAACCGAGGGCCTGGGTATTGGCGTTTTGACCGGCCTGGTGGGGGTCGGGGGCGGCTTTGCCATTGTGCCAGCGTTAGTTCTATTGGGTAAAGTCCCGATGAAGGAGGCCATTGGCACCTCCCTGCTGATTATTAGCTTAAATTCGGTGGCGGGTTTTCTCGGTTATCTGGGTCGAGTCGATTTAGACTACCCTTTGGTGGTCTCCTTTAGTTTTCTGGCGGCCCTGGGTATTTTATTGGGAAGCTACTTGTCTCGCTATCTCAAACCGAAGGATTTACAGCAAGGCTTTGGCTATTTTTTAATGGTAATCGCGGCCTTTATCCTCTTCCAACAGCGGGATAGTTTTCGTCAGCCCAAAACGTCCCTTATGCCCACCATTCCCTATGACTCCCCAGAAAGGACAAAAGTATAA
- a CDS encoding type II toxin-antitoxin system HicA family toxin, whose amino-acid sequence MALETVGWKIKRQTGSHKVLSREGWDDYVFAFRDSDEIGPKMLSRIARKTGLTPEDF is encoded by the coding sequence ATGGCCCTGGAGACAGTGGGATGGAAAATCAAACGCCAAACAGGCTCCCATAAAGTTTTAAGTCGAGAGGGTTGGGACGATTATGTCTTTGCGTTTCGAGATAGTGATGAAATTGGCCCCAAAATGCTATCTCGTATTGCTAGAAAAACGGGCTTAACTCCAGAGGATTTCTAG
- a CDS encoding type II toxin-antitoxin system HicB family antitoxin, protein MSLSLLSQFTIETEQEEDGRWLAEVLELPGTLVYADSQLHAIQKVKALALRVLADKLEQGEVAVDTDSFRFIAA, encoded by the coding sequence ATGTCCTTATCATTACTCTCTCAGTTCACCATTGAAACGGAACAGGAGGAGGATGGCCGTTGGTTGGCAGAAGTGTTAGAACTTCCTGGGACTCTCGTCTACGCAGATAGTCAACTGCACGCTATCCAAAAAGTCAAAGCCTTGGCCCTGCGAGTGCTGGCGGATAAGTTGGAGCAGGGAGAGGTTGCAGTCGATACAGACTCCTTTCGATTTATTGCTGCTTAG
- a CDS encoding rhodanese-like domain-containing protein: MTSIQVPTNQTIDVQTLRQLIEQDSVVLVDVREPLEYAGERIADAKLMPLSQFRPQELPWAAGKSLVLYCQSSHRSGQALKQAQNFGEEGVLHLQGGLTAWKQAGFPTIKRKNAPISIMRQVQIIAGTLVLTGTILGALVSPYFLLLSGFVGAGLTFAGLSGTCMMANLLGKLPYNQVK; the protein is encoded by the coding sequence ATGACCTCCATTCAAGTGCCTACTAACCAAACCATTGATGTCCAAACCCTTCGTCAATTAATCGAGCAGGATTCCGTTGTTCTTGTCGACGTGCGGGAGCCTCTGGAATATGCCGGAGAACGGATTGCCGATGCGAAGTTAATGCCCCTTTCCCAGTTCAGGCCCCAGGAACTCCCCTGGGCCGCTGGTAAAAGTTTAGTTCTGTATTGTCAAAGTAGTCATCGCTCTGGCCAAGCGTTGAAACAGGCCCAGAATTTTGGGGAAGAAGGAGTCCTACATCTCCAGGGAGGATTAACTGCTTGGAAACAGGCCGGCTTTCCCACGATTAAACGTAAAAATGCCCCGATCAGCATCATGCGCCAGGTGCAAATCATTGCCGGCACACTGGTATTGACGGGAACTATATTGGGGGCCTTGGTTTCTCCCTATTTCCTATTGCTGAGTGGTTTTGTCGGCGCGGGCCTGACTTTTGCTGGTCTTTCCGGGACTTGCATGATGGCCAATCTTTTAGGCAAGCTTCCCTATAATCAAGTGAAGTAA
- a CDS encoding DUF3122 domain-containing protein gives MLKRWFTRLLLASLVLSLLILSPAPAQASLREMAEAPGQHLYQSRKSLRDSTGHTWQVVFFKRVKADTVSALHLRLVGFPGVTHFRHPAPLTIKADETVTLAAPDLLGQNNPGENVGEYDFQGLLSQLPANNFWQLQLPLEDLEPTVLNVPYFLIQEWQKVAESPPSAR, from the coding sequence ATGCTTAAGCGATGGTTTACCCGACTACTGCTAGCGAGTTTGGTTTTGAGCTTGTTGATCCTTTCCCCCGCACCGGCCCAGGCCAGTCTGCGGGAGATGGCGGAAGCACCAGGACAACACCTCTACCAATCTCGCAAAAGCCTACGGGATTCTACGGGGCATACTTGGCAAGTGGTTTTCTTTAAGCGGGTTAAAGCAGACACCGTATCCGCCCTGCACCTGCGATTGGTAGGTTTTCCAGGAGTAACCCATTTTCGGCACCCGGCCCCGCTAACCATCAAGGCCGATGAGACCGTTACCCTAGCAGCGCCGGATCTATTGGGCCAGAATAACCCTGGCGAGAATGTGGGGGAGTACGATTTTCAGGGCCTGCTCAGCCAACTGCCGGCTAATAATTTCTGGCAATTGCAATTGCCCCTCGAAGACCTGGAGCCAACGGTTTTGAATGTGCCCTACTTTCTGATCCAGGAATGGCAAAAGGTGGCGGAATCTCCTCCCAGTGCTCGTTAA
- a CDS encoding MBL fold metallo-hydrolase, which translates to MLFRQLFDPGTSTYTYLIADIQTREAALVDAVLEQVERDTRLLRELGLALRYCLETHVHADHVTGAGQLKALTGCQTIVPQYAEVACADRQLHDDEEIWIGDISIKAIATPGHTDSHLAYLVNQTHLLTGDALLIRGCGRTDFQSGNAGLLYDAITQRLFTLPGDTLVYPGHDYRGQTVSTIWEERQWNPRLARRSRQDFIEFMAGLRLPPPQKMMEAVPANQVCGQVEVHA; encoded by the coding sequence ATGCTCTTTCGTCAGCTTTTTGATCCAGGCACCAGTACCTACACCTATCTCATCGCCGATATCCAAACGCGGGAAGCGGCCCTGGTGGATGCGGTTCTAGAGCAGGTAGAACGGGACACTCGCCTACTGCGGGAACTGGGCCTGGCCCTGCGCTATTGTCTGGAAACCCATGTCCATGCCGATCACGTTACTGGGGCCGGGCAACTCAAGGCCTTAACGGGGTGTCAAACCATCGTGCCCCAGTATGCCGAAGTGGCCTGTGCGGATCGACAGCTTCACGATGATGAAGAAATCTGGATCGGCGACATTTCGATTAAAGCCATTGCGACACCGGGCCATACCGATAGTCATTTGGCCTATCTGGTGAATCAAACCCATCTTTTAACCGGTGATGCCCTACTGATTCGCGGCTGTGGTCGCACCGATTTTCAGAGTGGCAATGCCGGCCTCCTCTACGATGCCATTACCCAACGGCTTTTTACCTTACCAGGAGATACCTTGGTTTATCCTGGCCATGATTACCGTGGCCAAACCGTTTCGACCATCTGGGAGGAACGCCAGTGGAATCCCCGCCTAGCCAGGCGTAGTCGCCAGGATTTCATCGAGTTCATGGCGGGTTTAAGACTGCCCCCGCCCCAAAAAATGATGGAAGCCGTGCCCGCCAACCAAGTCTGTGGTCAGGTAGAAGTTCATGCTTAA
- a CDS encoding DnaJ domain-containing protein — MDFPADQGFVVVGASSGYVMASQVGGIGVIGGFGGIALGTPVIVISGAIVGAAVQGILEGIESDDVNILGVTTVGSVLGAGFSAAVGNVGVGVAGTAFSVGMGTMAVTGGIFALGVYQLLKKFVQQDSQESIQQIFARMEDKILDQEFYYQAMLELDPVLGELAWKQKITELELEEELQQLKANVQSNLTEDNDQNYQWQSLDNQQDLEKIKQHLKTYLQNSDGVPQLLYDLTEASQPLGQLITHKRQKLQWQAKTLSYFDLQAISAVAITKNNRYLFSGDSRGMIKQWDLVTHQAVFSFIGNTKEIQALVVSPDSQKLLAGGFHGHINAWHLEKRAIFPAFYSANSALSHQGIINALAISPDGQWLASGSSDHKIKIWNTLTGTWERTLNDHSNKVTVLAFNRDGRLLASGSEDNSILLWDTTNYQKPLLQLDNHHRPITGLKFLQDFPLLISSDVAGTIQIFDTANQTILKTINSHEPIFSLDVNSSLGVIATANYQAVKLWDLETGECLQALAGRHPITFSEDGQILVSGSLQQKPMIKLWQCSLDRFNQPNESDDVLFDLSQAWWQILGVDPDADPQSVKLAYYHLAKQFHPDQNATQESVQAMQAINHAYRQFRQQRKY, encoded by the coding sequence ATGGACTTCCCAGCAGATCAAGGTTTTGTCGTGGTCGGCGCCTCCAGTGGCTATGTGATGGCGAGTCAGGTAGGAGGTATTGGCGTCATCGGTGGTTTTGGAGGAATTGCTCTGGGGACACCCGTTATCGTCATCAGTGGCGCGATTGTAGGGGCGGCAGTTCAGGGAATTTTAGAAGGAATAGAAAGCGATGATGTCAACATTTTAGGCGTGACAACAGTCGGCTCTGTGTTGGGGGCCGGGTTTTCAGCAGCGGTCGGGAATGTAGGGGTTGGTGTCGCGGGAACCGCTTTTAGCGTCGGCATGGGGACAATGGCTGTAACCGGCGGAATCTTTGCCTTGGGTGTTTATCAGTTGCTCAAAAAATTTGTCCAACAAGACAGTCAAGAATCCATTCAGCAAATTTTTGCCCGAATGGAGGACAAGATTTTAGATCAAGAGTTTTATTATCAAGCAATGCTTGAACTTGACCCCGTACTGGGAGAATTGGCGTGGAAGCAAAAGATAACTGAGCTAGAACTGGAGGAGGAATTACAGCAATTAAAAGCCAATGTACAGAGTAATCTGACAGAGGATAATGACCAAAATTACCAGTGGCAATCATTGGATAATCAGCAGGATCTAGAAAAAATTAAGCAACACCTGAAAACCTATTTACAAAACTCAGATGGTGTTCCTCAGCTACTCTATGATTTAACCGAAGCTAGTCAACCGTTAGGTCAGTTAATAACCCACAAGAGACAAAAACTCCAGTGGCAAGCAAAAACGTTAAGCTATTTTGACTTGCAAGCGATTAGTGCCGTAGCGATCACTAAAAATAATCGTTACTTGTTCAGTGGAGACAGTCGAGGAATGATTAAGCAATGGGACTTAGTCACACACCAGGCAGTCTTTAGTTTTATTGGCAACACAAAAGAAATACAGGCTCTCGTTGTTAGTCCTGACAGTCAAAAGTTATTGGCTGGCGGTTTCCATGGTCATATCAACGCTTGGCATCTTGAAAAGAGAGCCATTTTCCCCGCATTTTATAGTGCGAACTCTGCCCTTAGTCATCAAGGGATTATCAATGCTTTAGCGATCAGTCCCGATGGTCAATGGTTAGCCAGTGGAAGCAGTGATCATAAAATTAAGATTTGGAATACCCTGACTGGCACATGGGAAAGAACTTTAAATGACCATTCTAATAAAGTCACCGTTTTAGCTTTTAATCGTGATGGTCGGCTCTTAGCGAGTGGAAGCGAGGATAATAGTATTTTGCTGTGGGATACTACGAATTATCAGAAGCCCCTACTTCAATTAGACAATCATCATCGGCCAATCACGGGTTTAAAATTTCTTCAGGATTTCCCATTATTAATCAGTAGTGATGTAGCAGGAACAATTCAGATTTTTGACACTGCAAACCAAACTATCCTGAAAACAATCAATAGTCATGAGCCGATCTTTTCCCTAGATGTTAATTCTTCCTTGGGAGTGATCGCAACAGCTAACTATCAAGCAGTTAAACTCTGGGATTTAGAAACTGGGGAATGCCTACAAGCCTTAGCCGGCCGTCATCCTATTACCTTTAGTGAAGATGGTCAAATCTTGGTTAGTGGAAGTCTCCAGCAGAAACCAATGATCAAGCTTTGGCAATGCTCTTTAGATCGTTTTAATCAACCCAATGAAAGTGATGACGTACTTTTTGACTTGTCCCAAGCTTGGTGGCAGATCTTAGGCGTTGATCCCGATGCCGATCCTCAATCTGTAAAACTTGCTTACTATCATTTAGCCAAACAATTTCATCCAGATCAAAATGCTACTCAGGAATCCGTTCAGGCCATGCAAGCTATTAACCATGCCTATCGACAGTTTCGCCAGCAACGAAAGTATTAA